One region of Salinirubrum litoreum genomic DNA includes:
- a CDS encoding ABC transporter permease, with amino-acid sequence MSDDERSRGGDDHTRRDGGESTGSGAGHGGSSGGGTGRPNPVPGSSASDGTGSRVSSRRRRLIERIDDAVPELFFARRTFDRNRLRAGLAALGIVIGVFAIATLGILGSVLQLTASDALGDLGNQVIVSPNQDAGAETLDPRAVQQIQRIGEDATVVPIISGGTVVRRGEDRQTFATVYGMDRPGALFTAGSGELPARHQRGAIVGSGVAEELGVEVGRTITVEGRDYRVIAVLAADDSITPIRPDNAVILPESVFVADGYNQVIVNADSGTEAGRIAERIRTEVNAREERVSVFELSSIIREIDRFFGLLNAFLLAIGSISLLVAGVAILNVMLMSTTERREEIGVLRAVGVQKEDVLRLILTEAALLGIVGGAVGVLLSAGVALALWLAIPEVTLSTILAPRNGGYLLLGFGFGIVVSVLSGAYPAWKAATDRPVEALRGQ; translated from the coding sequence ATGAGCGACGACGAGCGATCCCGGGGCGGCGACGACCACACCCGACGCGACGGCGGCGAGTCCACGGGGTCGGGGGCCGGCCACGGCGGATCGTCGGGCGGGGGGACCGGGCGGCCGAACCCGGTACCGGGATCGAGCGCGAGCGACGGGACCGGCAGTCGCGTCTCGTCGCGCCGACGCCGACTGATCGAGCGCATCGACGACGCGGTGCCGGAGTTGTTCTTCGCCAGACGCACGTTCGACCGGAATCGCTTGCGGGCCGGTCTCGCGGCGCTCGGCATCGTCATCGGCGTGTTCGCCATCGCCACGCTCGGCATCCTGGGCAGCGTCCTCCAACTGACCGCCAGCGACGCACTCGGCGACCTCGGCAACCAGGTGATCGTCAGCCCGAACCAAGACGCCGGTGCCGAGACGCTCGATCCCCGCGCAGTCCAGCAGATCCAGCGCATCGGCGAGGACGCGACCGTGGTCCCGATCATCTCCGGCGGGACGGTGGTTCGACGCGGCGAAGACCGCCAGACGTTCGCCACCGTCTACGGGATGGACCGGCCGGGGGCGCTGTTCACCGCCGGATCGGGCGAACTCCCGGCACGCCACCAGCGCGGAGCCATCGTCGGGAGCGGCGTCGCCGAGGAACTCGGCGTCGAGGTCGGGCGAACGATCACGGTCGAGGGGCGCGACTACCGGGTCATCGCGGTGCTGGCGGCCGACGACTCGATCACGCCGATCCGCCCGGACAACGCCGTCATCCTGCCCGAGAGCGTCTTCGTCGCCGACGGCTACAACCAGGTGATCGTGAACGCCGACTCCGGCACCGAGGCCGGTCGGATCGCCGAACGGATCAGGACCGAAGTGAACGCGCGTGAAGAACGCGTCTCGGTCTTCGAACTCTCGTCGATCATCCGCGAGATCGACCGGTTCTTCGGCCTGCTGAACGCCTTCCTGCTCGCCATCGGTTCCATCTCGCTACTCGTCGCCGGGGTCGCCATCCTCAACGTGATGCTGATGTCGACCACCGAACGCCGCGAGGAGATCGGAGTACTCCGGGCCGTGGGCGTCCAGAAAGAGGACGTCCTCCGACTGATTCTCACCGAGGCGGCCCTGCTCGGTATCGTCGGCGGCGCGGTCGGCGTCCTCCTCAGTGCCGGGGTCGCCCTCGCGCTCTGGCTCGCCATCCCCGAGGTGACACTCTCGACCATCCTCGCGCCCCGGAACGGCGGCTACCTCCTGCTGGGGTTCGGATTCGGTATCGTCGTCAGTGTCCTCAGCGGGGCGTATCCGGCGTGGAAGGCGGCGACCGACCGCCCGGTCGAGGCGTTACGTGGTCAGTAA
- a CDS encoding CARDB domain-containing protein — protein MNRVLAVVFTLLLCVPTGAVAVPDARLTVSDVTVSPDSPVVGETITVSATVQNSAGSDSPAQIKRVELRDANGDRLTRANNLGSLSGGDSLTVPLTVSFDDPGTRDLQLRVVAEDADGDEVTLTRPVPVAVETASPQAEITVADPAVDSPTRVAVELSNPAATAVRNLEVTFADSLGAPTVDRRVVPQLDAGETTVVNLTTVPADSGTQRLEVNVSFTGASGTEQVRTVGRTVDVEPYRDDLGLSVSRVQPEEQDAGVAGGAGGLAGLLGGAAGGAGGGQLTQGGSEEADPTGRVAVEVTNFGSVVADDVVVTPVAGNRTLPRVVLGDRLAPGESGTVEVDLSEVRDRTAVEFRVDYRAGVRDSRTTATYDWRPAVAELTVTDLDVTVGEDGEVRITGNAANVGDGEATGVVVSVVPSEGVSPAYPQRDYFAGTIAGSDFAPFDLTAEVTDGVESVTVRITYRTDGVPVTREIAVPVPSDDGGGGALASLGGATTAGVPAGVVLVGLLAVGLVGAGTLVRGRRGDDHDTERPGRPGDGDSRRR, from the coding sequence ATGAACCGGGTCCTCGCAGTCGTCTTCACACTCCTCCTCTGCGTGCCGACCGGCGCGGTCGCGGTGCCCGACGCCCGACTCACCGTCTCCGACGTGACCGTCAGTCCCGACTCACCCGTCGTCGGCGAGACCATCACCGTCTCCGCGACCGTGCAGAACTCCGCCGGCAGTGACTCACCGGCCCAGATCAAGCGCGTCGAACTCCGGGACGCGAACGGGGATCGACTCACACGCGCGAACAACCTCGGCTCGCTGTCGGGCGGCGACAGCCTGACCGTCCCGCTGACCGTCTCCTTCGACGACCCCGGCACGCGGGACCTCCAACTGCGGGTCGTCGCCGAGGACGCCGACGGCGACGAGGTGACGCTCACCCGGCCGGTGCCGGTCGCAGTCGAGACCGCCAGCCCGCAGGCCGAGATCACCGTCGCCGATCCCGCCGTGGACTCGCCGACCCGCGTGGCCGTCGAACTGTCGAACCCCGCCGCGACGGCGGTCCGGAATCTGGAAGTCACGTTCGCCGACTCGCTGGGCGCGCCGACGGTCGACCGCAGGGTCGTCCCGCAACTCGACGCCGGCGAGACGACCGTGGTGAACCTGACGACCGTCCCGGCCGACTCGGGCACCCAGCGACTCGAAGTGAACGTCTCCTTCACCGGCGCGTCCGGCACCGAGCAGGTGCGGACCGTCGGCCGGACCGTCGACGTCGAACCCTACCGCGACGACCTCGGTCTCTCCGTCTCGCGTGTCCAACCCGAGGAGCAAGATGCCGGCGTGGCCGGCGGTGCCGGTGGCCTCGCGGGCTTACTCGGCGGCGCGGCCGGCGGTGCCGGCGGCGGCCAGTTGACACAGGGCGGGAGCGAGGAGGCCGACCCGACCGGCCGCGTCGCGGTGGAAGTCACCAACTTCGGGAGCGTCGTGGCCGACGACGTGGTCGTCACGCCCGTCGCCGGCAACCGGACGCTCCCGCGCGTGGTCCTCGGCGACCGACTCGCACCCGGCGAGTCCGGGACGGTCGAAGTCGATCTGAGCGAAGTCAGGGACAGAACCGCCGTCGAGTTCCGCGTCGACTACCGGGCCGGCGTCCGCGACAGCAGGACGACCGCGACCTACGACTGGCGACCGGCGGTCGCCGAGTTGACCGTCACCGACCTCGACGTGACCGTCGGCGAAGACGGAGAGGTTCGGATCACCGGCAACGCCGCGAACGTCGGCGACGGCGAGGCGACCGGCGTGGTCGTCTCGGTCGTCCCGAGCGAGGGCGTCAGTCCGGCGTACCCCCAGCGCGACTACTTCGCGGGGACAATCGCCGGGAGCGACTTCGCGCCCTTCGACCTGACCGCAGAGGTCACAGACGGCGTCGAGTCGGTGACGGTCCGCATCACCTACCGGACCGACGGCGTGCCCGTCACCCGCGAGATCGCGGTCCCGGTCCCGAGCGACGACGGCGGTGGCGGCGCACTCGCCAGTCTCGGCGGCGCGACCACTGCCGGCGTCCCGGCCGGTGTCGTCCTCGTCGGCCTGTTGGCGGTCGGTCTCGTCGGTGCCGGGACGCTCGTCCGAGGACGGCGTGGCGACGACCACGACACCGAGCGCCCGGGTCGGCCGGGTGACGGCGACAGTCGACGCAGATGA
- a CDS encoding protein-L-isoaspartate O-methyltransferase family protein: MDSRVLRDDMVDALEHALADGLDERVVDAMRRVPRHEFVAERPYDNRDSEHEGTRVLAPATVARMLAALDPQEGDETLVVGAGVGYTSAVLAELVGDRHVHAVDITRRLVWEARSNLDDAGYGAVLVDCRNGADGLPEYAPFDRILVEAAAIDPPRRLVSQLADDGRLVLPLGGPEQELTAVERTGDDSERDSTVVGRFGEVAFSPMLVEGEQHGRVARNRTHREDQEYAERGWHARTGWEQDWVDWDEHL, encoded by the coding sequence ATGGACAGCCGTGTCCTCCGGGACGACATGGTCGACGCGCTAGAACACGCCCTCGCCGACGGGCTCGACGAGCGTGTCGTCGACGCCATGCGGCGCGTCCCACGGCACGAGTTCGTCGCGGAGCGACCCTACGACAACCGCGACTCGGAACACGAGGGCACCCGCGTCCTCGCGCCGGCCACGGTCGCCCGGATGCTCGCCGCACTCGATCCGCAGGAGGGCGACGAGACGCTGGTCGTCGGGGCGGGCGTGGGCTACACCTCGGCCGTGCTGGCGGAACTCGTCGGCGACAGGCACGTCCACGCGGTGGACATCACCCGCCGACTGGTCTGGGAGGCGCGGTCGAACCTCGACGACGCCGGCTACGGCGCGGTGTTGGTGGACTGCCGGAACGGCGCGGACGGCCTCCCGGAGTACGCGCCATTCGACCGCATCCTGGTCGAGGCGGCCGCCATCGACCCGCCCCGGCGACTCGTCTCGCAACTGGCCGACGACGGCCGACTGGTGCTCCCGCTCGGCGGGCCCGAGCAGGAACTCACGGCGGTCGAGCGAACCGGCGACGACAGTGAGCGCGACTCGACCGTCGTCGGTCGGTTCGGCGAAGTCGCCTTCTCCCCGATGCTCGTGGAGGGCGAGCAGCACGGGCGGGTCGCCCGGAACCGGACCCACCGCGAGGACCAGGAGTACGCAGAGCGCGGTTGGCACGCCCGGACCGGGTGGGAGCAGGACTGGGTGGACTGGGACGAACACCTGTAG
- a CDS encoding KaiC domain-containing protein — MSDEDDDWFERALREQESAGSDEEAGGESDPSDDGTPSTADTDAGSTSSDTTDAQDGVGDGEFGDPSAGASESGGHPAADESESAAGMSPSDGDAFPGAGGDNPFDEDFETAFQNAPEPGGTGEEGGFGGGGGGNSGDFGGGTGGGGAFGGGGDDFGFGDFGGGGEDFGFGDFGGGSFGETDFDDEEYDSDIDRIEVGIEGLDEMILGGVPERSLMVVIGSAGTGKTTFGLQFLREALLNDEKAVYISLEESREQILSTAEDKGWSFRQYAEEERLAVVDLDPIEMANSLSSIRNDLPRLIDDFGADRLVLDSVSLLEMMYDNTAARRSEVFDFTRSLKQAGVTTMLTSEANEDNAYASRHGIVEYLTDAVFILQYVRPSDFRETRLAVEIQKIRDANHSRETKPYEITNDGISVYRQANIF; from the coding sequence GTGAGTGACGAAGACGACGACTGGTTCGAGCGCGCGCTCCGCGAACAGGAGTCTGCGGGGTCCGACGAGGAGGCGGGCGGCGAGTCCGACCCGAGCGACGACGGGACGCCGTCGACGGCCGACACCGACGCGGGGTCGACGAGCAGTGACACGACAGACGCCCAAGACGGAGTCGGTGACGGCGAGTTCGGCGACCCGTCCGCCGGTGCCAGCGAGTCCGGCGGGCACCCGGCGGCCGACGAGAGCGAGTCTGCCGCCGGGATGTCTCCGTCCGACGGCGACGCCTTCCCCGGTGCGGGCGGTGACAACCCGTTCGACGAAGACTTCGAGACCGCGTTCCAGAACGCACCGGAACCCGGCGGCACGGGAGAGGAGGGCGGCTTCGGCGGTGGTGGCGGTGGCAACAGCGGTGACTTCGGCGGGGGGACCGGAGGCGGCGGAGCCTTCGGCGGTGGGGGCGACGACTTCGGCTTCGGTGACTTCGGCGGCGGCGGGGAGGACTTCGGCTTCGGCGACTTCGGCGGCGGCAGTTTCGGCGAGACCGACTTCGACGACGAGGAGTACGACAGCGACATCGACCGGATCGAGGTCGGCATCGAGGGGTTAGACGAGATGATCCTCGGCGGTGTCCCCGAACGCTCGCTGATGGTCGTCATCGGCTCTGCCGGGACCGGCAAGACGACCTTCGGGCTTCAGTTCCTCCGGGAGGCACTGCTGAACGACGAGAAGGCCGTCTACATCAGCCTGGAGGAGTCACGCGAGCAGATCCTCTCGACGGCGGAAGACAAGGGCTGGTCGTTCAGACAGTACGCCGAGGAGGAACGACTCGCCGTCGTCGATCTGGACCCGATCGAGATGGCCAACAGTCTCTCGTCGATCCGGAACGACCTCCCCCGACTGATCGACGACTTCGGCGCGGATAGACTCGTGCTGGACTCCGTCTCCCTGCTGGAGATGATGTACGACAACACCGCCGCCCGCCGGTCGGAGGTGTTCGACTTCACCCGGTCGCTGAAGCAGGCCGGCGTGACGACGATGCTGACCTCGGAGGCGAACGAGGACAACGCCTACGCCTCCCGCCACGGCATCGTGGAGTATCTGACGGACGCCGTCTTCATCCTCCAGTACGTCCGTCCCTCGGACTTCCGCGAGACGCGACTGGCCGTCGAGATCCAGAAGATCCGGGACGCGAACCACTCCCGCGAGACGAAACCGTACGAGATCACGAACGACGGCATCTCGGTGTACCGGCAGGCGAACATCTTCTGA
- a CDS encoding aminopeptidase, whose product MDPRIRQHAEVLADAVDLGEGDNLIIKSEPTAEDLIVALYEIAGDRGAHPLSIRTNRSGRAIRDYLRAAGQAGVEFETPPHEQALVEAADCHIVIRGHENVTELDDVDGEVNSAYDQAQAPILNERLGDRWTLTQHPTPADAQLAELSTEAYENFVYDAILRDWDEQRAFQEHMLEILDAGDEVHIVSGDTTDVRMSVAGNVAINDTNSNNIPGGEVFTAPVPDSVEGEVLFDKPVYRRGKEVTDAHLVFEGGEVVDFGASKNEDVLEAILETDAGARRLGELGIGMNRSIDRFTYNMLFDEKMGDTVHMAVGRAYDANVGEGNEANESATHVDMIVDMSEDSVIEVDGEVVQRNGTFRFEDGFEG is encoded by the coding sequence ATGGACCCACGCATCCGCCAGCACGCAGAGGTGCTCGCCGACGCCGTCGACCTCGGCGAGGGTGACAACCTGATCATCAAGTCGGAGCCGACCGCAGAGGATCTGATCGTCGCGCTCTACGAGATCGCGGGCGACCGGGGCGCACACCCGCTGTCGATCCGGACGAACCGAAGCGGGCGGGCGATCCGGGACTACCTCCGGGCGGCCGGTCAGGCCGGCGTCGAGTTCGAGACGCCGCCCCACGAGCAGGCACTCGTCGAGGCCGCGGACTGTCACATCGTCATCCGGGGCCACGAGAACGTCACCGAACTCGACGACGTGGACGGCGAGGTCAACAGCGCCTACGATCAGGCCCAGGCACCGATCCTGAACGAACGACTCGGTGACCGCTGGACGCTCACTCAGCATCCGACGCCGGCCGACGCCCAACTGGCGGAACTGTCCACGGAGGCCTACGAGAACTTCGTCTACGACGCCATCCTCCGCGACTGGGACGAACAGCGCGCGTTCCAGGAGCACATGCTGGAGATTCTCGACGCCGGCGACGAGGTCCACATCGTCTCGGGTGACACGACCGACGTGCGGATGTCCGTCGCCGGGAACGTGGCGATCAACGACACGAACTCGAACAACATCCCCGGCGGCGAGGTGTTCACCGCGCCGGTTCCGGACAGCGTGGAGGGCGAGGTGCTGTTCGACAAGCCGGTCTACCGCCGGGGCAAGGAGGTCACCGACGCCCACCTCGTCTTCGAGGGCGGCGAGGTCGTCGACTTCGGTGCCTCCAAGAACGAGGACGTCCTCGAAGCCATCCTCGAGACCGACGCCGGCGCACGCCGCCTCGGCGAACTCGGCATCGGGATGAACCGCTCCATCGACCGGTTTACCTACAACATGCTGTTCGACGAGAAGATGGGCGACACGGTCCACATGGCGGTCGGCCGCGCCTACGACGCGAACGTCGGCGAGGGCAACGAGGCAAACGAGAGCGCGACCCACGTCGACATGATCGTCGACATGTCGGAGGACTCCGTCATCGAGGTCGACGGCGAGGTCGTCCAGCGAAACGGGACGTTCCGGTTCGAGGACGGCTTCGAGGGGTAG
- a CDS encoding threonine aldolase family protein: MIDLRSDTVTTPSEAMREAARDAAVGDDVYRDDPTVNELEARAADLVGMEAALFVPSGTMGNQVAARTHTDRGEEILLDEQAHLYKWELGGLAQLSSLQTRTIDCGDRSVPTPEQIEDGYVEESLHRPGTGLVAVENTHNSRGGVAVPKGHIDAAADAAHDLGVPVHLDGARLFNACVALDTDPTEMVENVDTVMFCLSKGLGAPVGSMLAGPEEFVDRARRNRKLFGGAMRQAGMIAGPGLLALENVDRLADDHENARRLAEGLNDVPGLSVPTPDTNIVMVDSADAGLSGDEFADLCHDAGIQCGAFGPTTVRLCTHLDVSRSDVAEAVERIAQAMDAA, from the coding sequence ATGATCGACCTCCGGAGCGACACCGTGACGACACCGAGCGAGGCGATGCGGGAGGCGGCCCGCGACGCCGCCGTCGGCGACGACGTCTACCGGGACGACCCGACCGTGAACGAACTCGAAGCGCGCGCGGCCGACCTCGTCGGGATGGAGGCGGCGCTGTTCGTCCCCAGCGGCACGATGGGCAACCAGGTCGCCGCACGCACCCACACCGATCGCGGCGAGGAGATCCTGCTGGACGAGCAGGCGCACCTCTACAAGTGGGAACTCGGCGGCCTCGCCCAGTTGTCGAGTCTCCAGACCCGGACCATCGACTGCGGCGACCGCTCTGTGCCGACCCCCGAACAGATCGAAGACGGCTACGTCGAGGAGAGCCTCCACCGCCCCGGCACCGGACTCGTCGCGGTCGAGAACACCCACAACAGCCGCGGCGGCGTCGCGGTCCCGAAAGGACACATCGACGCGGCCGCAGACGCGGCCCACGACCTCGGCGTGCCGGTCCACCTCGACGGTGCCCGCCTGTTCAACGCCTGTGTCGCGCTGGACACCGACCCGACCGAGATGGTCGAGAACGTCGACACCGTGATGTTCTGTCTCTCGAAGGGCCTCGGCGCGCCGGTCGGGTCGATGCTCGCCGGCCCCGAGGAGTTCGTCGACCGCGCCCGCAGAAACAGGAAGCTGTTCGGCGGCGCGATGCGACAGGCCGGGATGATCGCCGGGCCGGGCCTGCTCGCCTTGGAGAACGTCGACCGACTTGCAGACGACCACGAGAACGCCCGCCGACTCGCCGAGGGATTGAACGACGTGCCCGGCCTGTCGGTGCCGACGCCGGACACGAACATCGTGATGGTCGACTCGGCGGACGCGGGGCTGTCGGGCGACGAGTTCGCCGATCTGTGTCACGACGCCGGCATCCAGTGCGGTGCCTTCGGCCCGACGACGGTTCGGCTCTGTACGCATCTGGACGTGAGCAGGTCGGACGTGGCCGAGGCCGTCGAGCGTATCGCACAAGCGATGGACGCGGCGTAG
- a CDS encoding cytochrome P450, whose translation MSTQPPGPKGVPLFGTSQRFARDPFSFLRSCADAYGDVVRFDLGPNETFLLTNPADIERVLVSEASQYRKPKLDDAMDDLLGDGLLLSDGDQWRKQRDLANPAFRMQRLGGFDETMTDYVSAMLDGWEAGETFDVQYEMARLTLRIIVDVMLGVELDDERTTTVQECLEPLGARFEPDPRRFLIPNWVPTRENREFYEAVDTLESIVDDIVAERRGTEGNPAGEGEPPMDLLSILLRAQGRGEQTERELRDEMITMLLAGHDTTALTLTYTWYLLSQNPEVEAKLHAELDEVLGGRTPTTEDLRDLQYTEQVMLEAMRIYPPVYMLFREPKTDVKLGGYRIPEGSMLLLSQWVTHRSPRFYDDPETFDPSRWDPERRSERPRFSFFPFGGGPRHCIGKQLSLMEGKLILGTVAQQFSLDYARDDELDLRGSLTMHPQEAVEMTARGRES comes from the coding sequence ATGTCAACGCAGCCCCCCGGACCGAAGGGCGTGCCCCTGTTCGGGACGAGTCAGCGATTCGCCCGCGACCCGTTCTCCTTCCTCCGCTCGTGTGCCGACGCCTACGGCGACGTGGTGCGGTTCGACCTCGGCCCCAACGAGACGTTCCTCCTGACGAACCCGGCCGACATCGAACGCGTGCTGGTCTCCGAGGCGAGCCAGTACCGGAAGCCCAAACTCGACGACGCGATGGACGACCTGCTGGGCGACGGCCTCCTGCTCAGCGACGGCGACCAGTGGCGCAAACAGCGCGACCTCGCCAACCCCGCCTTCCGGATGCAGCGACTCGGCGGCTTCGACGAGACGATGACGGACTACGTCTCGGCGATGCTCGACGGCTGGGAGGCCGGCGAGACGTTCGACGTGCAGTACGAGATGGCCCGCCTCACCCTGCGGATCATCGTCGACGTGATGCTCGGCGTCGAACTGGACGACGAGCGCACCACGACGGTCCAGGAGTGTCTCGAACCGCTCGGTGCCCGCTTCGAACCGGACCCCCGGCGCTTTTTGATCCCGAACTGGGTGCCGACCCGCGAGAACCGCGAGTTCTACGAGGCGGTCGACACCCTGGAGAGCATCGTCGACGACATCGTCGCCGAGCGACGCGGGACCGAGGGCAACCCGGCCGGCGAGGGCGAACCGCCGATGGATCTGCTGTCGATCCTCCTCCGGGCGCAGGGTCGCGGCGAGCAGACCGAACGGGAACTGCGCGACGAGATGATCACGATGCTGTTGGCGGGCCACGACACGACCGCGCTGACGCTGACGTACACGTGGTACCTGCTCTCGCAGAACCCCGAGGTCGAGGCGAAACTCCACGCGGAACTGGACGAGGTGCTCGGCGGGCGCACCCCGACGACCGAGGACCTGCGGGACCTGCAGTACACCGAGCAGGTGATGCTGGAGGCGATGCGCATCTACCCGCCGGTGTACATGCTGTTCCGGGAACCGAAGACGGACGTGAAACTCGGCGGCTACCGCATCCCGGAGGGCTCGATGCTCCTGCTCTCGCAGTGGGTGACCCACCGGTCGCCGCGCTTCTACGACGACCCGGAGACGTTCGACCCGAGTCGCTGGGACCCGGAGCGCCGGAGCGAGCGCCCGCGCTTCTCCTTCTTCCCGTTCGGCGGGGGCCCGCGCCACTGCATCGGCAAGCAGTTGTCGCTGATGGAGGGGAAACTGATCCTCGGCACCGTGGCTCAGCAGTTCTCGCTGGACTACGCGCGGGACGACGAGTTGGACCTGCGTGGCTCGCTGACGATGCACCCGCAGGAGGCGGTGGAGATGACGGCGAGAGGACGGGAGTCGTAA
- a CDS encoding class I SAM-dependent methyltransferase produces the protein MPTRDTTDLPPEALTLLWAARETGVVDAVTTDAGTPEAVADAADVTEQTARVAVRSLAELGFLRRVGEEYEPTNRALGLLAKRDVRSIGRLPHALDVQRYLRALPETMRTGDPPDEPPDWTRNRLGAVEATDEATVRACVTAAIREAPDAERVLDVRGGSGRYAREVVARGRSATLFESSEVCGVVAPLLAPTDVSLVAGDLDSPPVTDPATDDPFDLALTVDLLRRLDPDSARALFAGLAEVLAPEGCVVLLDAFRELADADSAGSASATDSEGQTPVGADVGVDPAVGAGVACEQLALGSGDAHATAQVCAWLSSPTDGVGFEEVTARRVPGTARVAVIGRGPYS, from the coding sequence ATGCCGACCCGAGACACCACCGACCTCCCGCCGGAGGCACTCACCCTCCTGTGGGCCGCCCGCGAGACCGGCGTCGTGGACGCGGTGACGACCGACGCCGGGACGCCCGAGGCGGTCGCCGACGCGGCCGACGTCACCGAGCAGACCGCCCGCGTCGCCGTGCGCTCGCTCGCGGAACTGGGCTTCCTCCGGCGCGTCGGCGAGGAGTACGAACCGACGAACCGGGCGCTCGGCCTGTTGGCGAAACGCGACGTGCGATCGATCGGCCGACTCCCCCACGCGCTGGACGTACAGCGCTACCTCCGGGCACTCCCCGAGACGATGCGCACCGGCGACCCGCCCGACGAACCGCCGGACTGGACGCGGAACCGACTCGGCGCGGTCGAAGCGACAGACGAGGCGACCGTCCGCGCCTGCGTGACGGCCGCGATCCGCGAAGCGCCGGACGCAGAGCGCGTACTGGACGTGCGCGGCGGCTCCGGACGCTACGCCCGCGAGGTCGTCGCTCGCGGCCGGTCGGCGACGCTGTTCGAGTCGAGCGAGGTGTGTGGGGTCGTCGCCCCCCTGCTCGCGCCGACCGACGTGTCGCTGGTGGCGGGCGACCTCGACTCGCCGCCGGTGACCGACCCCGCGACCGACGACCCGTTCGACCTCGCGCTGACGGTCGATCTCCTGCGACGACTCGACCCCGACTCGGCCCGCGCGCTGTTCGCCGGCCTCGCCGAGGTGCTGGCACCCGAGGGATGCGTCGTCCTGCTCGACGCCTTCCGAGAACTGGCCGACGCAGACTCCGCCGGGAGCGCCTCGGCCACGGACAGCGAGGGACAGACGCCGGTCGGCGCGGACGTGGGCGTGGACCCGGCGGTCGGAGCCGGTGTCGCCTGCGAGCAGTTGGCGCTCGGGTCGGGCGACGCCCACGCCACCGCGCAGGTCTGCGCGTGGCTCTCCTCACCGACAGACGGCGTCGGCTTCGAGGAGGTGACAGCCCGGCGAGTTCCCGGCACGGCGCGGGTGGCGGTGATCGGCCGAGGGCCGTACAGTTAA
- a CDS encoding SRPBCC family protein: MILAETTRIHASRSDVYRFFEAMEENYERWHPDHLGFRWVSGDGLQAGAEAYFEERIAGETQAKTVRFTEVVPGRYIEFKPTSLLVGLLLPSISFTIDSTEDGCEFVQRITVRTGPIGARLNRREFDAVREHMREEGENLKAIVEANSPTLT; the protein is encoded by the coding sequence ATGATACTCGCTGAGACCACGAGGATCCACGCATCGCGGTCGGACGTCTACCGCTTCTTCGAGGCGATGGAGGAGAACTACGAGCGGTGGCATCCGGACCATCTCGGCTTCAGGTGGGTCAGCGGCGACGGGCTACAAGCGGGAGCAGAAGCGTACTTCGAGGAGCGTATCGCGGGCGAGACGCAGGCGAAGACCGTGCGGTTCACCGAGGTCGTCCCCGGTCGATACATCGAGTTCAAGCCGACGTCACTGCTCGTGGGGCTCCTCCTGCCGTCGATCAGCTTCACGATCGACTCGACCGAGGACGGTTGTGAGTTCGTCCAGCGAATCACAGTTCGCACCGGACCCATCGGTGCCCGACTCAACCGCCGCGAGTTCGATGCTGTCAGAGAACACATGAGAGAAGAAGGCGAGAACCTGAAGGCTATCGTCGAGGCCAACAGCCCCACGCTGACCTGA
- a CDS encoding 50S ribosomal protein L15e: MARSFYSHIKDAWRNPGDGQLAELQWQRKQDWRKQGAIERIERPTRLDKARELGYKAKQGIVVVRVSVRKGTARKQRFKAGRRSKRQGVNRISRRKSIQRIAEERAARKYRNLRVLNSYWVGEDGSQKWHEIILVDPNHPAIENDDDLNWICDNSHKGRAFRGLTNAGTSNRGQTTKGKGTEHTRPSIQSGTTRGK; encoded by the coding sequence ATGGCACGAAGCTTCTACTCACACATCAAGGACGCGTGGCGGAACCCCGGCGACGGGCAACTCGCCGAACTGCAGTGGCAACGAAAACAGGACTGGCGCAAGCAGGGCGCCATCGAGCGCATCGAGCGCCCGACCCGCCTCGACAAGGCCCGGGAACTCGGCTACAAGGCCAAGCAGGGCATCGTCGTGGTCCGTGTCTCGGTCCGAAAGGGCACGGCGCGGAAACAGCGCTTCAAGGCCGGTCGCCGGTCGAAGCGACAGGGTGTCAACCGCATCTCCCGCCGGAAGTCGATCCAGCGCATCGCGGAGGAGCGCGCCGCCCGGAAGTACCGGAACCTGCGCGTGCTCAACTCCTACTGGGTCGGTGAAGACGGCTCCCAGAAGTGGCACGAGATCATCCTCGTCGATCCGAACCACCCGGCCATCGAGAACGACGACGACCTCAACTGGATCTGCGACAACAGCCACAAGGGGCGCGCGTTCCGCGGCCTGACGAACGCCGGCACGTCGAACCGCGGCCAGACGACGAAGGGCAAGGGGACGGAGCACACCCGGCCCAGCATCCAGAGCGGCACGACGCGCGGCAAGTAA